The following proteins are encoded in a genomic region of Castor canadensis chromosome 19, mCasCan1.hap1v2, whole genome shotgun sequence:
- the St8sia2 gene encoding alpha-2,8-sialyltransferase 8B: MVCPVLWMTDRDSGGRGTIRSAVNSLHSKSNRTEVVINGSLPPAVVDRSNESIKHSIQPASTKWRHNETLSLRIRKQILKFLDAEKDISVLKGTLKPGDIIHYIFDRDSTMNVSQNLYELLPRTSPLKNKHFRTCAIVGNSGVLLNSGCGEEIDTHSFVIRCNLAPVQEYARDVGLKTDLVTMNPSVIQRAFEDLVNATWREKLLQRLHGLNGSILWIPAFMARGGKERVEWVNALILKHRVNVRTAYPSLRLLHAVRGYWLTNKVHIKRPTTGLLMYTLATRFCNQIYLYGFWPFPLDQNQNPVKYHYYDSLKYGYTSQASPHTMPLEFKALKSLHEQGALKLTVGQCDGAT; encoded by the exons ggattctggaggcagaggtacAATCAGATCAGCTGTGAACAGCTTACATAGCAAATCTAATAG AACTGAAGTTGTAATAAATGGCTCCTTGCCGCCAGCTGTTGTTGACAGAAGTAATGAAAGCATTAAACACAGCATTCAGCCAGCCTCGACCAAATGGAGACACAACGAGACACTGTCTCTGAGGATCAG GAAGCAAATCTTAAAGTTCTTGGATGCCGAGAAGGACATTTCTGTCCTCAAAGGGACCCTCAAGCCCGGAGACATTATCCACTACATCTTTGACAGAGACAGCACAATGAACGTGTCCCAGAACCTCTACGAGCTCCTCCCCAGAACCTCCCCCCTGAAGAACAAGCATTTCCGGACTTGTGCCATTGTGGGCAACTCGGGGGTCTTGCTGAACAGCGGCTGTGGAGAGGAGATTGATACACACAGCTTTGTCATAAG GTGCAACCTGGCTCCGGTGCAGGAGTACGCCCGGGATGTGGGCCTCAAGACAGACTTGGTGACCATGAACCCCTCAGTCATCCAGCGGGCCTTTGAGGACCTAGTCAATGCCACGTGGCGAGAAAAGCTGCTGCAGAGGCTGCATGGCCTCAATGGCAGTATCCTGTGGATTCCCGCCTTCATGGCCAGGGGTGGCAAGGAGCGCGTGGAGTGGGTCAACGCGCTTATCCTGAAGCACCGCGTCAACGTGCGCACCGCCTACCCGTCGCTGCGCCTGCTGCATGCGGTCCGCGG atactgGCTAACTAACAAAGTCCACATCAAAAGACCCACCACTGGCCTCTTGATGTACACCCTGGCCACACGTTTCTGCAATCAGATCTACCTCTATGGCTTCTGGCCCTTTCCACTGGATCAGAACCAGAACCCTGTCAAGTATCACTATTATGACAGCCTCAAGTATGGCTACACCTCCCAGGCCAGCCCCCATACCATGCCCTTGGAATTCAAGGCCCTCAAGAGCCTGCATGAGCAAGGGGCATTGAAACTGACTGTCGGCCAGTGTGATGGGGCCACGTAA